One segment of Candidatus Cybelea sp. DNA contains the following:
- a CDS encoding LptF/LptG family permease codes for MTTLTQHQPLPRVRAPLLRLPSILDSYMLREMVSPFMFAFGAFLLFWALNIFFLAADYIINQHAPFFLVLRFVIFRVPQAIPMAFPFACLFAALLAMGRLMGDNEVTAMRTAGISVMRIALSPLLFGVAMFLIAYLMNEYVAPASVDLSTRTFYQIIYHTDSLPVEPQFFRKDPDTGNTFYVGQVGPDNKTMLDVQIFKPAKYGPWNETLQARNASVQGTSLLLRDVIDTRYNTDGFLTNQQRVKSVSIGLPLGETASQFVSQVNNDPWTMSSKSLRTQVNALQAQGIGGTAMGNLQINLADKLAWPFACFVGVVIALPLALRFGKRGKTLGIALAVISFFAYYLMTSACSAFGRNGAINPFVAAWLPNIIMGAAGTVLLWLEER; via the coding sequence ATGACGACCCTCACCCAGCACCAGCCGCTTCCGCGCGTAAGAGCTCCGCTCTTGCGCCTGCCGTCGATCCTCGATAGCTATATGCTGCGGGAAATGGTCAGCCCGTTCATGTTTGCGTTCGGGGCGTTTCTGCTCTTCTGGGCGCTCAATATTTTCTTCCTCGCCGCTGACTACATCATCAACCAGCACGCGCCGTTCTTTCTCGTACTGCGCTTCGTGATATTCCGCGTGCCGCAGGCGATTCCGATGGCCTTTCCCTTCGCCTGTCTCTTCGCAGCGCTGCTCGCGATGGGGCGCCTCATGGGCGACAACGAGGTAACGGCGATGCGCACCGCCGGCATCTCCGTCATGCGCATCGCGCTCTCGCCGCTGCTCTTCGGCGTCGCGATGTTCTTGATTGCCTATTTGATGAACGAGTACGTCGCCCCGGCCTCGGTCGACCTGTCGACGCGCACCTTCTATCAAATCATCTACCATACGGACTCGCTGCCGGTCGAACCGCAATTCTTCCGTAAGGACCCCGACACGGGCAATACCTTCTACGTCGGGCAGGTCGGCCCGGACAACAAGACGATGCTCGACGTGCAGATCTTCAAACCCGCAAAGTACGGGCCGTGGAACGAGACGCTGCAGGCGCGCAACGCGAGTGTCCAGGGTACCTCGCTGTTGCTGCGCGACGTGATCGACACGCGCTACAACACCGACGGCTTTCTCACCAATCAGCAACGCGTAAAGAGCGTGTCGATCGGCCTTCCACTTGGGGAGACGGCCTCGCAGTTCGTCAGCCAAGTCAACAACGATCCGTGGACGATGAGCAGCAAGTCGCTTCGCACGCAGGTCAACGCGCTGCAGGCCCAGGGAATCGGCGGTACGGCGATGGGCAACCTGCAAATCAATCTGGCCGATAAGCTCGCGTGGCCTTTTGCCTGCTTCGTCGGCGTCGTAATTGCGCTTCCTCTCGCGCTGCGCTTTGGAAAGAGGGGAAAAACGCTCGGCATCGCGCTGGCGGTCATTTCATTCTTTGCGTATTATCTCATGACGTCGGCTTGCTCGGCCTTCGGCAGAAACGGGGCCATCAACCCGTTCGTCGCCGCGTGGCTTCCGAACATCATCATGGGAGCTGCGGGCACCGTTCTACTTTGGCTGGAAGAGCGCTGA